In a single window of the Frondihabitans peucedani genome:
- the cydD gene encoding thiol reductant ABC exporter subunit CydD has protein sequence MKPLDPRLLRYASAVRGFLALGALLGLAQTATTVAFAFFASQAVVSVVDGADSRLPALLVGLGGVIVVRSLLGWALEAVAARTAVRVKSELRSRVVEAVVRRGHAWLAARSSARLATLVGPGLDALDPYFAKYLPQLILTALATPLLVVVLFTQDPLSGLVVVVTLPLIPLFMILIGWTTRSAQAMQWERLARLASSFLDAVNGLSTLKVFGRERRQVRRIETLTDDYRVSTMKVLQVSFLSGFALEMAASLSVALVAVAIGVRLVDGSLGLPVGLFLLLLTPEAYLPLRQVGANFHAAADGVAAAEEVFDVLDAGDAVAGPPAEAPVESAASDARGDDVLELRGLTVSYNTPVFAPVDLDLEPGLLTAVTGASGVGKSTLLAAILGVVPSSGTCRWRSSGLPPRRSEIAWSPQAPGLLSGSVASNIALGDVLDERLVIDALSLAGGREIDPATELGAGGSGLSGGQAQRVALARALYRLERRGAGLLLVDEPTSALDLETERDLVDGLRRIAARGVAVVVVTHRPGVVEAADRVLELKPARPTASVVETRVHGVTAAGAAGRGADAS, from the coding sequence GTGAAGCCGCTCGATCCCCGCCTCCTCCGCTATGCCTCGGCCGTCCGCGGGTTCCTGGCTCTCGGCGCCCTCCTCGGCCTGGCGCAGACGGCCACGACGGTGGCGTTCGCCTTCTTCGCCTCGCAGGCCGTCGTCTCGGTGGTCGACGGCGCCGATTCGCGTCTGCCGGCGCTCCTGGTCGGGCTGGGCGGCGTGATCGTGGTGCGCTCGCTCCTCGGCTGGGCGCTCGAGGCGGTGGCCGCGCGCACGGCCGTCCGGGTGAAGAGCGAGCTGCGGAGCCGCGTCGTCGAGGCCGTGGTGCGCCGCGGGCACGCGTGGCTCGCGGCCCGCAGCTCGGCGCGGCTCGCGACCCTCGTCGGCCCGGGGCTCGACGCGCTCGATCCGTACTTCGCGAAGTACCTCCCGCAGCTGATCCTGACGGCGCTGGCGACACCGCTGCTGGTCGTCGTCCTGTTCACGCAGGATCCGCTCTCCGGGCTCGTCGTCGTCGTGACGCTCCCGCTCATCCCGCTGTTCATGATCCTGATCGGCTGGACCACCCGCTCGGCGCAGGCGATGCAGTGGGAGCGGCTCGCGCGACTGGCCTCCTCCTTCCTCGACGCGGTGAACGGCCTCTCCACGCTCAAGGTCTTCGGCCGGGAGCGCCGGCAGGTCCGCAGGATCGAGACCCTCACCGACGACTACCGGGTGTCGACGATGAAGGTGCTGCAGGTCTCCTTCCTGTCGGGCTTCGCGCTCGAGATGGCGGCGTCGCTGTCGGTCGCCCTCGTCGCGGTGGCCATCGGTGTGCGGCTCGTCGACGGGTCGCTCGGCCTGCCGGTCGGGCTGTTCCTGCTGCTGCTCACCCCGGAGGCCTACCTGCCGCTCCGCCAGGTCGGCGCCAACTTCCACGCGGCCGCCGACGGGGTCGCCGCCGCCGAGGAGGTGTTCGATGTGCTCGACGCGGGCGACGCGGTCGCCGGTCCTCCCGCGGAGGCCCCGGTCGAGAGCGCCGCGTCCGATGCGCGCGGTGACGACGTCCTCGAGCTGCGCGGCCTGACCGTCTCCTACAACACCCCCGTCTTCGCCCCGGTCGACCTCGACCTCGAGCCGGGCCTCCTCACCGCCGTCACCGGCGCGTCGGGCGTCGGCAAGTCGACGCTGCTCGCCGCGATCCTGGGCGTCGTCCCGTCGTCGGGCACCTGCCGCTGGCGGTCGAGCGGGCTCCCGCCTCGCCGGTCGGAGATCGCCTGGTCGCCCCAGGCGCCCGGACTCCTCTCGGGGTCGGTCGCCTCGAACATCGCGCTCGGCGACGTCCTCGACGAGCGGCTCGTGATCGACGCCCTCTCGCTCGCCGGCGGCCGCGAGATCGACCCGGCGACGGAGCTCGGTGCAGGAGGCTCGGGTCTCTCGGGCGGGCAGGCCCAGCGCGTCGCCCTGGCCCGCGCCCTCTACCGGCTCGAGCGTCGCGGGGCCGGGCTGCTCCTGGTCGACGAGCCCACCTCCGCCCTCGACCTCGAGACCGAGCGCGACCTCGTCGACGGGCTCCGCAGGATCGCCGCGCGCGGCGTCGCGGTCGTCGTGGTCACGCACCGGCCGGGCGTCGTCGAGGCCGCCGACCGGGTGCTGGAGCTCAAGCCCGCACGCCCTACGGCGTCTGTCGTCGAGACCCGGGTGCACGGCGTGACCGCTGCCGGAGCCGCAGGGCGAGGGGCGGACGCGTCGTGA
- the cydB gene encoding cytochrome d ubiquinol oxidase subunit II yields MTLPDVWFLLIGLFFTGYFVLDGFDFGVGMSLPFLARDDTDRRVLINTIGPVWDLNETWVIVAGAALFAAFPEWYATVFSGFYLVMLMILLALILRGVSFEYRHQRPEHTWKRAFDRMIFIGSVVPAFLWGLVFANLVRGMALDSNFDYIGSFGDLFNAYSVLGGLTTLTLFFTHGVIFASLKTDGSIRVRARRLAARSGLVTIVVAGSFLIATTLAHGNALSTVLSASAVVTLVVSYTANLRGREGVAFASMAVTIALAVASLFGALFPDVLPATNDPANTMTVQNAASGHYTLALMSWISLVFVPLILGYQGFTYWIFRKRVTRSVVTASAH; encoded by the coding sequence ATGACCCTGCCCGATGTCTGGTTCCTCCTTATCGGACTCTTCTTCACCGGCTACTTCGTGCTCGACGGGTTCGACTTCGGCGTCGGCATGTCGCTGCCGTTCCTCGCCCGCGACGACACCGACCGGCGCGTCCTCATCAACACCATCGGCCCGGTCTGGGACCTCAACGAGACCTGGGTGATCGTCGCCGGGGCGGCCCTCTTCGCGGCGTTCCCGGAGTGGTACGCGACCGTGTTCAGCGGCTTCTACCTGGTCATGCTGATGATCCTGCTGGCGCTGATCCTCCGCGGCGTCTCGTTCGAGTACCGCCACCAGCGGCCCGAGCACACCTGGAAGCGCGCCTTCGACCGCATGATCTTCATCGGCTCGGTCGTCCCGGCGTTCCTCTGGGGTCTCGTCTTCGCCAACCTCGTCCGCGGCATGGCCCTCGATTCGAACTTCGACTACATCGGCTCGTTCGGCGACCTGTTCAACGCCTACTCGGTCCTCGGCGGACTCACGACGCTGACGCTGTTCTTCACGCACGGGGTGATCTTCGCCTCGCTCAAGACCGACGGCTCCATCCGTGTCCGTGCCCGGCGGCTCGCCGCTCGGAGCGGACTGGTGACCATCGTCGTCGCCGGCTCGTTCCTGATCGCCACCACCCTCGCCCACGGGAACGCGCTCTCGACCGTCCTCTCGGCCTCGGCCGTCGTCACGCTCGTCGTCTCGTACACGGCCAACCTGCGCGGCCGCGAGGGCGTCGCGTTCGCCTCCATGGCGGTGACCATCGCTCTCGCGGTGGCCAGCCTCTTCGGCGCGCTGTTCCCCGACGTCCTGCCCGCGACCAACGACCCGGCGAACACGATGACGGTGCAGAACGCCGCGAGCGGCCACTACACGCTCGCCCTGATGAGCTGGATCTCGCTCGTGTTCGTGCCGCTGATCCTCGGCTACCAGGGCTTCACCTACTGGATCTTCCGCAAGCGCGTGACCCGGTCGGTCGTCACGGCCTCGGCCCACTAG
- a CDS encoding cytochrome ubiquinol oxidase subunit I has translation MNEILSPLILSRWQFGLTTVYHFLFVPLTIGMGFTVAVFQTAWYRTGRAHYLQLTKFFGRIFLINFAMGVVTGIVQEFQFGMNWSEYSRFVGDVFGAPLALEGLLAFFLEATFLGVWIFGWDKVPKRLHLTAIWGATIGSIASAYFIICANSFMQHPVGYAINHAKGRAELTDIWAVLTNKVALAAFPHTLFACFMVSAAVIISVAAWHLHRNQHLDTMRPALRFGLWMMVAAGALTILSGDQLGLAMVETQPMKMASAEALYNTSTGFNASFSIFTLGTPDGVHELFSIRVPYLLSFLSTHTFDGTVEGINNLQQQYAAAYGPGDYSPIIWVTYWSFRWMMGLGMVAILIAVAGLWITRKGRMPENRWIWRAATWSFPLPLAAMVIGWVFTEMGRQPWLVFGLLKTSDGVSPGTTGVEVLISLVAFTAIYATLAVVEFRLILRAAQSGPDEPTKVDEETGELLHEATVY, from the coding sequence GTGAACGAGATCCTGAGCCCTCTGATCCTCTCGCGCTGGCAGTTCGGTCTGACGACCGTCTACCACTTCCTGTTCGTCCCCCTGACCATCGGCATGGGCTTCACGGTCGCCGTGTTCCAGACCGCCTGGTACCGGACCGGCAGGGCCCACTACCTGCAGCTGACGAAGTTCTTCGGCCGGATCTTCCTGATCAACTTCGCGATGGGCGTCGTCACCGGCATCGTGCAGGAGTTCCAGTTCGGCATGAACTGGTCGGAGTACTCCCGCTTCGTCGGAGACGTCTTCGGCGCTCCTCTCGCTCTCGAGGGGCTGCTCGCGTTCTTCCTCGAGGCCACCTTCCTGGGCGTCTGGATCTTCGGCTGGGACAAGGTGCCGAAGCGCCTGCACCTCACGGCGATCTGGGGCGCGACGATCGGGAGCATCGCCTCGGCGTACTTCATCATCTGCGCGAACTCGTTCATGCAGCACCCGGTCGGCTACGCGATCAACCACGCCAAGGGCCGCGCGGAGCTCACCGACATCTGGGCCGTCCTCACCAACAAGGTCGCCCTCGCCGCCTTCCCGCACACGCTCTTCGCCTGCTTCATGGTCTCCGCCGCGGTCATCATCTCGGTCGCCGCCTGGCACCTGCACCGGAACCAGCACCTCGACACCATGCGTCCGGCGCTCCGCTTCGGCCTGTGGATGATGGTCGCCGCGGGAGCCCTGACCATCCTCTCGGGCGACCAGCTCGGCCTCGCGATGGTCGAGACGCAGCCGATGAAGATGGCCTCCGCCGAGGCGCTCTACAACACGTCGACGGGTTTCAACGCGTCGTTCTCGATCTTCACCCTGGGCACGCCCGACGGGGTCCACGAGCTGTTCAGCATCCGCGTCCCGTACCTGCTGTCGTTCCTGTCGACGCACACCTTCGACGGCACGGTCGAGGGGATCAACAACCTCCAGCAGCAGTACGCGGCGGCCTACGGTCCCGGCGACTACTCGCCGATCATCTGGGTGACGTACTGGTCGTTCCGCTGGATGATGGGCCTCGGCATGGTCGCGATCCTGATCGCCGTCGCCGGCCTCTGGATCACCCGCAAGGGCCGCATGCCCGAGAACCGCTGGATCTGGCGGGCGGCGACCTGGAGCTTCCCGCTGCCGCTGGCCGCGATGGTCATCGGCTGGGTCTTCACCGAGATGGGCCGCCAGCCCTGGCTCGTGTTCGGCCTCCTCAAGACCAGCGACGGCGTCTCGCCCGGCACCACCGGCGTCGAGGTGCTCATCTCGCTCGTCGCGTTCACCGCGATCTACGCGACCCTCGCGGTGGTCGAGTTCCGGCTGATCCTGCGGGCCGCGCAGAGCGGTCCGGACGAGCCGACGAAGGTCGACGAGGAGACCGGCGAGCTCCTCCACGAGGCGACGGTCTACTGA